Proteins co-encoded in one Klebsiella michiganensis genomic window:
- the rcsA gene encoding capsule biosynthesis protein CapA (with RcsB is a positive regulator of capsular polysaccharide synthesis genes) — MSTIIMDLCSYTRLGLVGYLASRGVRKRHITDVETVEQLAQACQSQTPSVVFINEDCFIHDPDSSQRIKQIINQHPGTLFLVFMAIANIHFDEYLLVRENLLISSKSIKPESLDDILAEYLAKNAQCIGHINLPTLSLSRTESSMLKMWMSGQGTIQISDQMNIKAKTVSSHKGNIKRKIKTHNKQVIYHVVRLTDNVTNGIFVNLR, encoded by the coding sequence ATGTCAACGATTATTATGGACTTATGCAGCTATACCCGGCTGGGGCTTGTCGGCTACTTAGCCAGCCGCGGGGTTAGAAAACGGCATATTACAGATGTAGAAACGGTAGAACAGCTGGCACAGGCATGCCAGTCGCAGACGCCCAGCGTGGTGTTTATAAATGAAGACTGTTTTATTCACGATCCGGACAGTAGCCAACGAATTAAGCAGATCATTAATCAACATCCAGGGACGCTATTTTTAGTCTTTATGGCGATTGCTAATATTCACTTTGATGAATATCTTCTGGTCAGGGAAAACTTGCTGATCAGTTCGAAATCCATCAAACCAGAATCGTTAGACGATATTTTAGCGGAATACTTAGCAAAAAATGCACAATGTATTGGACATATTAATTTGCCGACACTTTCTCTTAGTCGCACAGAGTCCAGCATGCTAAAAATGTGGATGTCAGGACAGGGAACGATTCAAATTTCCGATCAAATGAACATCAAGGCAAAAACCGTTTCGTCGCATAAAGGGAATATTAAACGCAAAATCAAGACCCACAACAAGCAGGTGATATATCATGTAGTCCGCCTCACCGACAACGTCACCAACGGTATTTTTGTTAACCTCCGGTAG
- the fliP gene encoding flagellar biosynthesis protein flip (FliP, with proteins FliQ and FliR, forms the core of the central channel in the flagella export apparatus) has protein sequence MKRLLALSLPGLFLLIPGAAFAQLPGLISQPLANGGQSWSLPVQTLVFITSLTFLPAILLMMTSFTRIIIVFGLLRNALGTPSAPPNQVLVGLALFLTFFIMSPVFDKIYTDAYQPFSEDKISMEVAMDKGAQPLREFMLRQTREADLALFARLANTQPLQGPEAVPMRILLPAYVTSELKTAFQIGFTVFIPFLIIDLVIASVLMALGMMMVPPATIALPFKLMLFVLVDGWQLLVGSLAQSFYS, from the coding sequence ATGAAACGTTTGCTCGCGCTCTCGTTACCGGGCCTATTTTTGCTCATCCCTGGGGCCGCCTTTGCGCAATTACCCGGCCTGATAAGCCAGCCCCTCGCCAACGGCGGTCAGAGCTGGTCTTTACCGGTGCAGACGCTGGTCTTTATTACTTCCCTGACCTTCCTGCCGGCTATTTTGCTGATGATGACCAGCTTCACGCGCATCATTATCGTTTTTGGTCTGCTGCGTAATGCCCTCGGCACGCCCTCCGCGCCGCCTAACCAGGTGCTGGTCGGCCTGGCGTTGTTCTTGACCTTTTTTATTATGTCGCCGGTGTTCGATAAGATTTATACCGACGCCTATCAGCCCTTCAGCGAAGACAAAATATCGATGGAAGTGGCAATGGATAAAGGCGCTCAGCCGCTGCGCGAGTTTATGCTGCGCCAGACCCGTGAAGCCGATTTGGCGCTGTTTGCCCGCCTCGCGAATACTCAGCCGCTGCAGGGGCCGGAAGCCGTGCCGATGCGTATTCTGCTACCCGCTTATGTCACCAGCGAGCTAAAAACTGCATTCCAGATTGGCTTTACCGTGTTTATCCCGTTCCTGATAATCGACCTCGTGATCGCCAGCGTCCTGATGGCGCTCGGGATGATGATGGTTCCTCCCGCGACAATTGCCCTGCCCTTTAAGCTGATGCTTTTTGTGTTGGTCGACGGCTGGCAGCTGTTGGTGGGTTCATTGGCGCAAAGTTTTTACAGCTAG
- the fliQ gene encoding flagellar biosynthesis protein FliQ (with proteins FliP and FliR forms the core of the central channel in the flagella export apparatus), whose translation MTPESVMMMGTEAMKVALALAAPLLLVALISGLVISLLQAATQINEMTLSFIPKILAVFVTIVIAGPWMLNLLLDYMRTLLTNLPNTIG comes from the coding sequence ATGACGCCAGAATCGGTCATGATGATGGGCACCGAAGCGATGAAGGTAGCCCTTGCCCTTGCGGCCCCGCTGCTTTTGGTTGCGCTGATAAGCGGCCTGGTCATTAGCCTGCTGCAGGCGGCAACGCAGATAAACGAAATGACGCTGTCGTTTATTCCAAAAATTCTGGCCGTGTTCGTGACTATCGTCATCGCCGGGCCGTGGATGCTTAACCTGCTGCTGGACTACATGCGTACCCTGCTGACCAATCTGCCGAACACCATTGGATGA
- a CDS encoding very short patch repair endonuclease (DNA mismatch endonuclease; recognizes and repairs T:G mismatches), protein MADVHSKAIRSKNMRAIATRDTAIEKRLAGLLAECGFSFRVQDAALPGKPDFVVAEYRCVIFTHGCFWHHHDCYLFKVPATRTDFWLEKIGRNVVRDKRDTSLLLAQGWRVLVVWECALRGREKMPDRALCERLEEWICSGGHSAEINVTGIHQRNDSGQQTLAAE, encoded by the coding sequence ATGGCGGACGTACACAGCAAAGCAATACGCAGTAAAAACATGCGAGCGATTGCCACGCGCGACACCGCCATTGAAAAACGCCTTGCCGGGCTGCTGGCAGAGTGCGGGTTTAGCTTTCGCGTGCAGGATGCCGCACTGCCCGGTAAGCCCGACTTTGTGGTGGCCGAGTACCGCTGCGTGATCTTTACCCACGGCTGTTTCTGGCATCATCACGACTGTTATCTGTTTAAAGTCCCGGCCACGCGAACCGACTTTTGGCTGGAAAAGATAGGGCGCAACGTTGTGCGGGATAAGCGAGATACGTCGCTTTTGCTGGCACAGGGCTGGCGGGTGCTGGTGGTTTGGGAATGCGCGCTGCGTGGCCGTGAGAAAATGCCCGACCGGGCGCTGTGTGAACGTTTAGAAGAGTGGATTTGCAGCGGCGGGCATAGCGCGGAAATCAACGTGACCGGGATCCATCAACGAAACGACAGCGGCCAGCAGACGCTGGCCGCAGAGTAG
- a CDS encoding DNA cytosine methylase, with product MNDLDAIAEHLSLQAQRHKQTQQEEDHALVSRLLEIYDQKTVALRLRQVGGDWTRESLNRWYNGKSAPRGLTDVEVQMLQSMLPSPPAHHGRYAFRFIDLFAGIGGIRSGFEAIGGQCVFTSEWNKYAVRTYKANWYCDPAQHQFNEDIRDVTLSNRGDVTDEQATAHIQATLPDHDVLLAGFPCQPFSLAGVSKKNALGRAHGFACETQGTLFFDVARIIAAKRPPVFVLENVKNLKSHDKGNTFRIIMQTLDELGYDVADAAVSGRDDPKIVDGKNFLPQHRERIVLVGTRRDLNLDPAVTLTTLSHFYPTRRPTFGELLDEDVDAKYVLTPTLWKYLYNYAKKHQAKGNCFGYGLVDPTNPASVARTLSARYFKDGAEILVDRGWDKALGEADFNHPDNQQNRPRRLTPRECARLMGFEAPKGKAFRIPVSDTQAYRQFGNSVVVPAFAAVAKLLEPVIKQAVKKR from the coding sequence ATGAACGATCTTGACGCGATAGCAGAACACCTCTCCCTTCAGGCGCAGCGCCACAAACAAACTCAGCAAGAAGAAGATCATGCGCTGGTCAGCCGCTTACTGGAAATCTACGATCAAAAAACCGTTGCCCTGCGCCTGCGCCAGGTCGGGGGCGACTGGACGCGTGAGTCCCTGAACCGCTGGTATAACGGCAAGTCTGCTCCCCGCGGTTTAACCGACGTGGAAGTGCAGATGCTGCAAAGTATGCTGCCGTCGCCGCCGGCGCATCATGGCCGCTATGCTTTTCGCTTTATTGACCTGTTTGCCGGGATAGGTGGGATCCGCAGCGGATTTGAGGCGATTGGCGGGCAGTGTGTGTTTACCAGCGAATGGAACAAGTACGCGGTGAGGACGTATAAAGCAAACTGGTACTGTGACCCGGCACAACACCAGTTCAATGAAGATATTCGCGACGTGACGCTCAGCAACCGTGGCGACGTCACGGACGAACAGGCGACGGCCCATATTCAGGCCACGCTGCCGGATCATGATGTGTTGCTGGCCGGTTTCCCCTGCCAGCCATTTTCTCTGGCCGGCGTCTCGAAGAAAAACGCCCTCGGGCGCGCGCACGGTTTTGCCTGTGAAACGCAGGGCACATTGTTCTTCGATGTGGCGCGGATCATTGCCGCCAAGCGTCCCCCGGTTTTTGTGCTGGAGAACGTTAAAAACCTGAAGAGCCACGATAAAGGCAATACGTTCCGTATTATCATGCAGACGCTGGACGAGCTGGGTTACGACGTGGCCGATGCCGCGGTTTCCGGGCGGGACGATCCGAAAATTGTCGACGGTAAAAATTTCCTGCCGCAGCACCGCGAACGCATCGTGCTGGTGGGTACGCGTCGTGACCTGAACCTGGATCCCGCCGTAACGCTAACGACGCTCAGTCATTTCTATCCGACTCGCCGCCCGACCTTTGGCGAGCTGCTGGATGAAGATGTCGATGCAAAATATGTACTGACTCCTACGCTGTGGAAATACCTCTATAACTACGCGAAGAAGCACCAGGCTAAGGGCAATTGCTTTGGTTACGGACTGGTTGACCCAACCAACCCGGCCAGCGTGGCCAGAACGCTGTCGGCCCGTTATTTTAAGGATGGGGCGGAAATCCTGGTCGATCGCGGCTGGGACAAGGCGTTGGGCGAGGCTGATTTTAACCATCCTGATAACCAGCAGAACAGGCCGCGACGCCTGACGCCGCGGGAATGCGCCAGGCTGATGGGCTTTGAAGCTCCGAAAGGGAAAGCGTTCCGTATTCCGGTGTCAGACACTCAGGCTTATCGCCAGTTCGGTAACTCCGTGGTCGTGCCTGCGTTTGCCGCGGTGGCAAAGCTGCTGGAGCCGGTGATTAAACAAGCGGTGAAAAAGCGCTAA
- a CDS encoding flagellar biosynthesis protein FliO, which translates to MTTQATVTQPSVNASSPLVQVSGALAGIVIFILVAAWLAKRFGFHGAGVGAKKSLNISASVSVGPRERVVVVDVEDARLVLGVTASQITHLHTLPPAPVTDIVEKAPAPADFQKLMKNLLKRNGKD; encoded by the coding sequence ATGACAACCCAGGCCACCGTCACTCAGCCCAGCGTCAATGCCAGCTCACCGTTAGTTCAGGTGAGCGGAGCATTGGCCGGCATTGTTATTTTTATTCTGGTGGCCGCGTGGCTGGCCAAGCGTTTTGGATTTCACGGCGCGGGCGTCGGCGCAAAAAAGTCGCTGAACATTAGCGCCAGCGTGAGCGTAGGCCCGCGAGAGCGCGTCGTGGTGGTTGACGTCGAGGATGCTCGCCTGGTCCTCGGCGTCACCGCCAGCCAAATCACGCATCTGCACACGCTGCCCCCTGCACCGGTCACGGACATTGTGGAAAAAGCTCCCGCCCCTGCCGATTTCCAGAAACTGATGAAGAACCTGCTTAAACGTAACGGGAAAGATTGA
- a CDS encoding aspartyl beta-hydroxylase — protein MVAVIILGIFIISVFYAHSRGVEKQKFSRQLFDHSTFMAPVNMFMTRFSRLPPEQPYFPTSDFPELQKLTDNWEVIREEALRLQGHIKAAESHNDAGFNTFFKRGWKRFYLKWYSDAHPSAHELCPVTTKLVSEIPSVKAAMFAELPAGAYLGKHRDPYAGSVRYHLGLATPNDDRCFIEVDRQRHSWRDGEAVIFDETYVHWAENKSEQTRIILFCDIERPMKWRWAQAVNHWVGTTLMSAASSPNSDSDRTGALNRVFKYVHALRDSGQNLKKRNRKVYYAMKYSAITLIFAAIIVPSVV, from the coding sequence ATGGTAGCCGTTATTATTCTTGGCATTTTCATTATCAGCGTCTTCTACGCCCACTCCCGCGGCGTCGAAAAACAAAAGTTTTCACGCCAGCTTTTTGACCACTCGACCTTTATGGCTCCGGTCAATATGTTCATGACGCGTTTCTCGCGCCTGCCGCCTGAACAGCCTTATTTCCCGACCAGTGACTTCCCGGAACTACAAAAGCTGACGGATAACTGGGAAGTCATTCGTGAAGAAGCGCTGCGTCTGCAGGGTCATATCAAAGCGGCAGAAAGCCACAACGATGCCGGTTTTAACACCTTCTTTAAGCGTGGATGGAAACGCTTTTATCTTAAGTGGTATAGCGATGCGCACCCTTCCGCGCACGAGCTTTGTCCGGTCACGACAAAGCTGGTCAGTGAGATCCCATCCGTGAAAGCGGCAATGTTTGCCGAACTACCGGCGGGCGCTTACCTGGGTAAGCACCGCGATCCCTATGCCGGATCGGTGCGCTACCACCTGGGCCTGGCCACGCCAAACGACGATCGTTGCTTTATTGAGGTCGATCGGCAACGCCATAGCTGGCGTGACGGCGAGGCGGTTATTTTTGATGAAACCTATGTGCACTGGGCCGAAAATAAGAGCGAACAGACCCGAATCATTCTGTTCTGCGATATTGAGCGGCCGATGAAATGGCGCTGGGCGCAGGCCGTGAACCATTGGGTAGGCACCACCCTGATGTCTGCCGCCAGCTCGCCAAACAGCGACAGCGACCGTACCGGCGCCCTGAACCGCGTATTTAAGTACGTTCACGCGCTGCGCGACAGCGGGCAAAATCTGAAGAAACGCAATCGGAAGGTGTATTACGCGATGAAGTATTCGGCGATCACGCTGATTTTTGCGGCGATTATCGTACCAAGCGTGGTGTAG
- a CDS encoding multidrug DMT transporter has protein sequence MRARSGQLVPLIAALFALYIIWGSTYLALAIGVKTWPPFILAGTRFMLAGSLLMGILLLRGHKLPKLRPTLNAALIGVLLLAVGNGCVTVAEHQHVPSGIAAVMVATVPLFTLCFSRLFGIKTRKLEWLGIAIGLAGIVLLNSGGNLSGNPSGAVLILIGSLSWAFGSVYGSRIELPEGMMAGAVEMLAAGIVALSLAALTGERLTTMPDTSGWLALGYLALFGSMISISAYMYLIRNVSPAVATSYAYVNPVVAVLLGTTFAGENLSGTEWLALGIIIFAVVLVTLGKYLFPAKPVIETCEMEK, from the coding sequence ATGCGAGCTCGTTCTGGTCAATTAGTGCCGCTGATAGCGGCGCTGTTTGCGTTGTACATTATCTGGGGTTCAACCTATTTAGCGCTGGCTATCGGGGTGAAAACCTGGCCGCCGTTTATCCTCGCCGGGACGCGCTTTATGCTGGCAGGCTCGCTGCTGATGGGCATCCTGCTGCTTCGCGGCCACAAGCTGCCAAAACTTCGCCCGACGCTTAACGCCGCCCTTATCGGCGTGCTGCTGTTGGCCGTGGGCAACGGCTGCGTTACGGTGGCGGAACATCAGCATGTGCCTTCCGGCATTGCCGCCGTCATGGTCGCTACCGTGCCACTGTTTACCCTCTGCTTTAGCCGCCTGTTTGGCATTAAAACGCGAAAGCTGGAGTGGCTCGGGATAGCCATCGGCCTCGCGGGCATTGTGTTGCTGAACAGCGGCGGCAATCTCAGCGGCAACCCTTCCGGCGCTGTTTTAATTCTGATTGGCTCCCTGAGCTGGGCGTTTGGCTCGGTTTACGGGTCGCGCATTGAATTGCCCGAAGGTATGATGGCCGGCGCGGTTGAAATGCTGGCGGCGGGAATTGTCGCCCTCAGCCTCGCGGCGCTTACCGGCGAGCGGCTGACAACGATGCCGGACACCTCCGGCTGGCTGGCGCTGGGCTACCTCGCGCTGTTTGGCTCCATGATTTCCATCAGTGCCTATATGTACCTGATTCGTAATGTCTCCCCGGCGGTGGCCACCAGCTATGCCTACGTCAACCCGGTTGTGGCCGTACTGCTGGGCACCACCTTTGCCGGTGAAAACCTTTCGGGGACTGAATGGCTGGCGCTGGGGATCATTATTTTTGCCGTGGTGCTGGTCACCCTGGGTAAATATTTGTTCCCCGCTAAACCGGTTATCGAGACTTGTGAAATGGAAAAATAG
- the fliR gene encoding flagellar biosynthesis protein FliR (FliR, with proteins FliP and FliQ, forms the core of the central channel in the flagella export apparatus) codes for MIHVDSTQWLHWLSLYFWPLLRVLALIMTAPILSERSIPKRVKLGLGLMITFIIAPSLPATGVTIFSAAGFWLAIQQILIGVALGFTMQFAFAAVRTAGEIVGLQMGLSFATFFDPGSRLNMPVLARFLDILAMLLFLTFNGHLWLISMLVDTFHTLPIGGDPINSNAFMALTRAGGLIFLNGLMLALPLITLLLTLNIALGLLNRMAPQLSVFVIGFPVTLSIGMLIFMVMMPLIAPFTEHLFGEIFDLLADIVSEIPAN; via the coding sequence ATGATCCACGTTGACAGCACCCAGTGGCTTCACTGGCTAAGCCTTTATTTTTGGCCGCTACTGCGCGTGCTGGCGCTGATCATGACGGCCCCTATTCTGAGCGAGCGCTCGATTCCCAAGCGAGTTAAGCTTGGTCTCGGGCTGATGATCACCTTTATCATCGCGCCCTCTTTACCCGCAACCGGGGTAACGATTTTTTCTGCCGCCGGTTTTTGGCTGGCAATACAACAAATTCTTATCGGTGTGGCCCTGGGTTTCACGATGCAATTTGCTTTTGCCGCCGTGCGCACCGCCGGAGAAATTGTCGGCCTGCAAATGGGACTCTCGTTTGCGACCTTCTTCGACCCCGGTAGCCGCCTCAATATGCCGGTGCTGGCGCGCTTCCTTGATATTCTGGCCATGCTGCTGTTTCTCACCTTTAACGGCCATTTATGGCTGATTTCGATGCTGGTTGATACTTTTCATACTTTGCCCATCGGGGGCGACCCGATCAACAGCAACGCCTTTATGGCTCTGACCCGAGCGGGTGGACTGATCTTTCTTAATGGCCTGATGCTGGCGCTGCCGTTAATCACTTTGTTACTGACGCTTAACATCGCGCTGGGTCTGTTAAACCGCATGGCTCCGCAGCTATCAGTATTTGTTATCGGTTTCCCGGTCACCCTGTCTATCGGCATGCTCATTTTTATGGTGATGATGCCGCTTATCGCCCCTTTTACCGAGCATTTATTCGGCGAGATTTTTGATCTCCTCGCGGATATAGTCAGCGAAATCCCGGCAAATTAA
- a CDS encoding hydrolase: MPIARWQQQFEQYLIENWAQDDKAHDVAHFRRVWKTAQHIMEGTEADRLVVLTACYFHDIVNLPKNHPERHLASTKAAQETLRILETHFPDFPRERYDDVAHAVRAHSFSAAIAPQTLEAKVVQDADRLESLGAIGLARVFYVSGALGRPLFDSDDPLAERRELDDTLYSVDHFQKKLLRLPESMQTEAGRALARHNADFLVGYMAKLCAELKGDYLQVDERVLQRFKSQA, encoded by the coding sequence ATGCCGATTGCCCGCTGGCAGCAGCAGTTTGAGCAGTATCTGATTGAGAACTGGGCGCAGGATGACAAAGCCCATGACGTGGCGCATTTCCGGCGCGTATGGAAAACCGCCCAGCATATTATGGAAGGGACGGAGGCGGACAGGCTGGTGGTGCTGACCGCCTGCTATTTCCACGACATTGTTAACTTGCCAAAGAACCACCCGGAGCGCCACCTGGCCTCCACAAAGGCCGCGCAGGAAACGCTGCGCATTCTTGAAACGCATTTCCCGGATTTCCCCCGCGAGCGGTATGACGACGTAGCCCATGCGGTGCGGGCCCATAGTTTTAGCGCGGCTATCGCGCCGCAGACGCTGGAAGCCAAAGTGGTGCAGGATGCGGACAGGCTGGAGTCGCTGGGGGCGATAGGCCTGGCGCGGGTGTTTTATGTGTCCGGCGCGCTGGGGCGCCCGTTGTTCGACAGCGACGATCCGCTCGCCGAGCGCCGGGAACTGGACGACACCTTGTATTCGGTGGACCATTTCCAGAAAAAGCTCCTGCGCCTGCCGGAGTCAATGCAAACCGAAGCCGGGCGTGCGCTGGCGCGGCACAATGCGGATTTTCTCGTCGGCTATATGGCAAAACTGTGCGCCGAGCTGAAAGGCGACTATCTGCAGGTGGACGAACGGGTTCTGCAGCGTTTTAAATCACAGGCTTAA
- a CDS encoding diguanylate cyclase (catalyzes the formation of cyclic di-3',5'-guanylate from guanosine triphosphate; involved in the regulation of cellulose biosynthesis): MIGNAFERFLSRYKRPQRVVNLCFIVVFLCSTLLTWREVAVLESAYISNQRNSLDNIATALDRQLQHSIDNLLFYRNTMHYALQSPISTDISRQALADFSVQRTQPYWQLRLDLNRGMPINGVSDEFVSHGHVLDRDESWLYPELEAALEFSYIMQLADDKRDLQRRVFYASRAGFFLSSTPPENDPTIVSLYYRLIAQPYFGAQSPENNPGRGLQWTHTYNPSSLNGQIITASVPLDLNQRWYGVLAMDFPVSGMHEFLQGLSHDRYEGTVMLFDRQFSLIATAANSLPLSPVFNAKQQAEIARSMESGEEGELRMDSRFVTWAKLMNFDGVLIKVHTLSEGVQGEFGRISIVLTVLWLLFTLMLFISWRIIRRLVSNMLTLQQTLSWRANYDTLTRLYNRGAFFDIAHGLAQDCQREDKPFSVIQMDLDFFKGINDRFGHHAGDKVLSHAAALLASSLREGDVAGRVGGEEFCVLLPGTRLPEAAAIAERIRLRINTKELFLQAGQTLKISASFGVSCAHERHDYDFEHLQSIADRRLYKAKQHGRNQVCMQD; the protein is encoded by the coding sequence TTGATCGGTAATGCATTTGAACGGTTTTTAAGCCGTTATAAACGACCGCAGCGGGTGGTAAACCTCTGTTTTATCGTCGTGTTTCTTTGCTCAACGCTGCTTACCTGGCGTGAAGTGGCGGTGCTGGAATCGGCCTACATTTCTAATCAGCGAAACAGTCTCGATAACATCGCCACCGCGCTGGACCGGCAGCTGCAGCACAGCATTGATAACCTGCTGTTTTACCGCAACACCATGCATTATGCGCTACAGTCGCCTATTTCTACTGATATTTCCCGTCAGGCGCTGGCGGATTTCTCCGTACAGCGAACGCAGCCTTACTGGCAATTGCGGCTGGATCTGAATCGCGGCATGCCGATTAATGGCGTTTCCGACGAGTTTGTCAGCCACGGTCACGTACTCGACCGGGATGAATCCTGGCTTTACCCTGAGCTGGAAGCGGCGCTGGAATTCAGCTACATCATGCAGCTTGCCGACGATAAGCGCGACCTGCAAAGGCGTGTGTTTTATGCCTCTCGAGCAGGATTCTTCCTTTCCAGTACGCCGCCGGAAAACGATCCGACCATCGTTTCGCTCTATTACCGCCTGATTGCCCAGCCCTATTTTGGCGCCCAGTCCCCGGAAAATAACCCGGGACGAGGTCTTCAGTGGACGCATACCTATAACCCGAGCAGCTTAAATGGCCAGATCATTACTGCCTCCGTGCCGCTGGATCTGAATCAGCGCTGGTACGGCGTGCTGGCGATGGATTTTCCTGTCAGCGGCATGCATGAATTTCTTCAGGGGCTTTCCCACGATCGTTATGAAGGCACGGTGATGCTGTTTGACAGGCAATTTTCGCTCATTGCAACCGCGGCTAACAGCCTGCCGCTGTCGCCGGTCTTTAACGCCAAACAGCAGGCGGAAATTGCCCGCTCCATGGAAAGCGGAGAAGAGGGCGAACTGCGAATGGACAGCCGCTTTGTGACGTGGGCGAAACTGATGAACTTTGACGGCGTGTTGATCAAAGTTCATACCCTGAGCGAGGGCGTACAGGGGGAATTTGGCCGGATAAGCATTGTGCTGACGGTGCTCTGGCTGCTCTTTACGCTGATGTTGTTCATCTCCTGGCGCATCATCCGGCGGCTGGTCAGCAATATGCTGACGCTGCAGCAGACGCTAAGCTGGCGCGCAAATTACGATACCCTGACCCGACTCTATAATCGTGGGGCCTTCTTCGATATCGCCCACGGCCTGGCGCAGGACTGCCAGCGCGAAGATAAACCTTTCTCTGTTATTCAGATGGATCTCGATTTCTTTAAAGGCATTAACGATCGTTTCGGGCATCACGCTGGCGATAAAGTGCTCTCCCACGCGGCAGCGCTGCTTGCCTCCTCCCTTCGGGAAGGGGATGTGGCAGGGCGCGTGGGTGGGGAAGAGTTCTGCGTGCTGTTGCCCGGCACCAGGCTTCCGGAAGCGGCGGCAATAGCCGAGCGAATCCGGCTCCGCATCAATACTAAAGAGCTGTTTTTACAGGCCGGGCAGACCCTAAAAATCAGCGCTTCGTTCGGGGTTAGCTGCGCGCACGAGCGGCATGATTATGATTTTGAGCATCTGCAGTCCATCGCTGACCGTCGGTTGTATAAGGCGAAACAGCATGGCCGCAATCAGGTTTGCATGCAGGACTGA